One segment of Thermodesulfobacteriota bacterium DNA contains the following:
- a CDS encoding 3-keto-5-aminohexanoate cleavage protein, with the protein MTEKIIITAALAGAATFKNNNPAVPYTPEEFAREAAAAYRAGAAMVHVHARTDDGWATYDIDRIRQTYDAIRQKTPELIVNLSSAVGMGATAEQRIAQIVAIKPEMASLNTNTMNFSFVDRDSGRIVVDYIFENTFTMLQDFGRAMEENGVKPEIEIYDIGGFDNFALISRQGFFSEPFNFNFVWGVTGGQKFRPDAFVALTHAVRDLGRKANFTTCGVGRDEFPAIMQSALMGGHMRVGLEDNTRLGNGQPARGNDELVAQAVKIADILGKEPATPDEARTIMGLRGGQ; encoded by the coding sequence ATGACGGAAAAAATCATCATCACGGCCGCCCTGGCCGGCGCCGCCACCTTCAAGAACAACAACCCCGCCGTCCCCTACACCCCGGAGGAGTTCGCCCGGGAAGCAGCCGCGGCCTACCGCGCCGGAGCGGCCATGGTCCATGTCCACGCCCGCACTGACGACGGCTGGGCCACCTACGATATCGACCGGATCCGGCAGACCTACGACGCCATCCGCCAGAAAACTCCCGAACTGATCGTCAACTTGAGCTCCGCCGTGGGCATGGGCGCCACTGCCGAACAGCGGATCGCCCAGATCGTCGCTATCAAACCGGAGATGGCCTCCCTGAACACCAACACCATGAACTTCAGTTTTGTCGACCGCGACAGCGGACGGATCGTCGTGGACTACATCTTTGAAAACACCTTTACCATGCTTCAGGACTTCGGCCGGGCCATGGAGGAGAATGGCGTCAAGCCCGAAATCGAAATTTACGATATCGGCGGATTCGACAACTTTGCCCTCATCTCCCGGCAAGGATTTTTCAGCGAGCCGTTTAATTTCAACTTTGTCTGGGGAGTGACCGGCGGCCAGAAGTTCCGGCCGGACGCTTTTGTCGCTCTGACCCATGCCGTGCGTGATCTGGGCCGAAAAGCCAATTTTACCACCTGCGGCGTAGGCCGGGACGAATTTCCCGCCATCATGCAGTCGGCCCTCATGGGCGGACACATGCGCGTCGGGCTGGAGGACAATACCCGTCTGGGCAACGGTCAACCGGCCCGCGGAAACGACGAACTGGTGGCACAGGCGGTAAAAATCGCCGACATTCTGGGAAAAGAGCCGGCCACGCCGGATGAAGCCAGGACGATTATGGGGCTGCGAGGCGGCCAGTAA
- a CDS encoding cadherin-like beta sandwich domain-containing protein, producing MMKSLFAFVVFLCAFSAAVWGWADTSSGDPVGVQNQSYSFVDGGISGPYVDETLTIDLFWNKVSMIKFDAEKDASAVLVITRLTPGKAISWGFVGINDSLFRLDDFLAGPDTVFVRDVRLGKNNHVFTHLFGESGASLRIQVLPPLPAIMSFTVTPDRVTAGRSAILSWSAVQADTVVIEPGIGSVGPEGSVQVTPDAATVYTLTAANGYGSTSASVQLEVLYPPELVITEPDGQGDTTSGSFVISWTDEDPDSNAAISLFYDTDSTGGDGTLITAGLTEDPDGPDDQFLWNTASLAPGAYYVYAVIDDCRNDSAVAYSSGPVTVAAVAAPTVSIIAAPESIAAGGSATLSWTSTDASSCLIEPDVGAVAVNGSKSVTPAATTVYTITATGPGGMATDSATVQVDCPLTVAITCPEDGATVSGPWLSVRGTVTHAGNKETGVTVNGVLAIISDGQFRADHVPLNDGENSITVSATDVDGATTGSTITITVDTSGDYIALSADPASGILPYETTLRIYGSFGFTSSSLICDGPGSVEVFQISAEEYRVQVDTEGVYTFTATVTDNQGNAFTDSMVAESLSKEKLDGLLRDKWTGLKTALMTGDKTGALKFQHGTAQERYAAIYNALGSDLPMLAGQMRPIAPVVIEGSRAKYRTTQDHLVEGRAVTITYYVYFSRDQDGIWKIEMY from the coding sequence ATGATGAAGAGCCTGTTTGCATTTGTCGTTTTTCTTTGTGCGTTTTCGGCGGCTGTCTGGGGGTGGGCCGACACGTCTTCCGGCGATCCGGTCGGGGTTCAGAATCAATCCTATTCATTTGTTGACGGTGGCATTTCTGGACCCTATGTCGATGAAACGCTGACCATCGACCTGTTCTGGAACAAAGTTTCCATGATCAAATTTGATGCGGAAAAGGATGCTTCGGCCGTTCTTGTCATTACCCGACTGACGCCGGGAAAGGCCATTTCCTGGGGATTTGTAGGCATCAACGACAGCCTGTTCCGGCTGGATGATTTCCTGGCCGGGCCGGACACTGTCTTTGTGAGGGATGTGCGCCTGGGAAAAAACAATCATGTGTTCACGCACCTGTTCGGCGAAAGCGGGGCCAGCCTGAGGATCCAGGTGTTGCCGCCCCTGCCGGCCATCATGTCCTTTACGGTGACGCCGGACCGCGTGACCGCGGGGAGGTCGGCAATACTGTCCTGGTCCGCGGTTCAGGCCGACACCGTGGTGATTGAACCGGGCATCGGCAGCGTCGGCCCGGAAGGATCCGTGCAGGTGACGCCGGATGCCGCCACCGTGTATACCCTGACCGCCGCCAACGGCTATGGAAGCACCAGTGCCTCTGTTCAACTGGAAGTCCTTTATCCGCCGGAACTGGTCATAACGGAGCCGGATGGGCAGGGTGATACGACCAGCGGGTCGTTTGTCATTTCCTGGACCGACGAAGACCCGGACAGCAACGCCGCGATCTCGTTGTTTTATGATACGGACAGCACCGGTGGGGACGGCACCCTGATCACTGCCGGCCTGACGGAAGATCCCGACGGGCCGGACGACCAGTTCCTTTGGAACACGGCCTCCCTGGCGCCGGGGGCGTATTATGTGTATGCCGTCATTGACGACTGCCGGAACGATTCAGCGGTTGCCTATTCTTCCGGTCCGGTCACGGTGGCCGCGGTTGCGGCGCCGACGGTTTCCATAATCGCCGCTCCGGAATCCATTGCCGCCGGCGGCTCCGCTACTCTGTCCTGGACCTCGACGGACGCGAGTAGCTGCCTCATCGAGCCGGATGTCGGGGCAGTGGCCGTGAACGGGTCCAAATCCGTCACCCCGGCCGCCACCACGGTTTATACCATCACCGCCACCGGCCCGGGCGGAATGGCCACGGACAGCGCTACCGTCCAGGTGGACTGCCCGCTGACGGTGGCCATCACCTGCCCGGAAGATGGCGCAACCGTGTCCGGGCCATGGCTCTCGGTCAGAGGCACGGTCACCCATGCCGGCAACAAGGAAACCGGGGTGACGGTGAATGGCGTTCTTGCCATCATCAGCGATGGTCAATTCCGGGCGGATCATGTCCCGTTAAACGATGGTGAGAACAGCATAACCGTATCGGCCACGGATGTGGATGGCGCAACGACAGGCAGCACCATTACAATCACTGTCGACACCTCAGGTGATTATATTGCCTTAAGCGCTGATCCTGCTTCGGGAATTTTGCCTTATGAAACCACGCTGCGAATTTATGGATCGTTTGGTTTTACGTCTTCAAGTCTGATTTGCGATGGCCCCGGTTCGGTTGAGGTTTTCCAAATCAGTGCTGAAGAGTACAGGGTTCAAGTCGATACTGAAGGCGTCTATACCTTTACGGCAACTGTGACGGATAACCAGGGTAACGCCTTTACGGATAGCATGGTAGCGGAAAGCCTCAGCAAAGAGAAACTGGACGGATTGCTGAGAGACAAATGGACAGGATTGAAGACCGCTCTGATGACCGGCGATAAAACAGGTGCCCTGAAGTTTCAGCATGGAACAGCGCAGGAAAGATATGCGGCCATTTATAATGCGCTGGGAAGCGATTTGCCGATGCTGGCAGGACAGATGCGGCCCATTGCCCCGGTAGTGATTGAAGGGTCCCGGGCCAAATATCGTACCACCCAGGACCATTTAGTCGAAGGCCGGGCGGTTACAATTACTTATTACGTCTACTTCAGCCGTGATCAAGATGGGATATGGAAAATAGAAATGTATTGA
- a CDS encoding GMC family oxidoreductase gives MITTFDDYQTDIHESCDVCVVGSGPGGAVVAKELAEKGYAVVLLEEGGHFTRSDWNGMPLPGLMRMYRDGGATGTIGNTAISVTMGKCVGGSSTINSATCFRTPESILTHWRNDLGLDHLTPENLGPVFERVESILNVTRLPWEVLGKNAQIVKRGCDRLGLNCRPLLHNVKDCKGCGPCQFGCQEGAKQSVDVTYIPLAEQHGARIYANCRAEKLIIRNHIVHGVAASVIDPGTGKRSFTVEVTARVVVVAAGAMMTPAFLKRNGLKNRHIGRNLQIHPGTRVVALMDEVVEGWKGVSQGAYVDDFQGQGIMLEGVFVHPSLLLPALPGIGEGHKQMALDCKHLAAFGVMAHDETTGRVLNVPGSGRSNRPVSTYFVSAADTARLVTGVARTAEIFFAAGARKVFTGIAPMPVIHSPADIARLLSMKIKPVQVEMLAFHPLGSCRMAAHPSLGAVSPAGETYDVRNLYVSDGGMVPTSLGVNPQITIMTLATLVAGAIGRRLSG, from the coding sequence ATGATTACCACCTTCGATGATTATCAAACGGACATTCACGAATCCTGCGATGTCTGCGTCGTGGGCAGCGGGCCGGGCGGCGCGGTGGTCGCCAAGGAACTGGCGGAAAAGGGATACGCGGTCGTCCTGCTGGAGGAGGGCGGCCATTTTACCCGTTCTGACTGGAACGGCATGCCCCTGCCGGGACTGATGCGCATGTACCGGGACGGCGGCGCCACCGGCACCATCGGCAACACGGCCATATCGGTAACCATGGGCAAATGCGTGGGCGGCTCCAGCACGATCAATTCCGCCACTTGTTTCCGCACCCCGGAGTCAATCCTGACCCACTGGCGCAACGATCTGGGCCTGGATCATCTCACGCCGGAAAACCTGGGTCCCGTTTTTGAGCGGGTGGAGTCCATCCTCAACGTCACCCGGCTGCCCTGGGAGGTGCTGGGCAAAAACGCGCAGATCGTCAAGCGCGGCTGCGACCGCCTGGGCCTGAACTGTCGTCCCCTGCTGCACAATGTCAAAGACTGCAAAGGGTGCGGCCCCTGCCAGTTCGGGTGCCAGGAGGGTGCCAAACAGAGCGTGGACGTGACCTACATTCCTCTGGCGGAACAGCATGGCGCCCGGATTTACGCCAACTGCCGGGCCGAAAAATTAATCATCCGCAACCATATCGTTCATGGTGTGGCCGCATCCGTTATTGATCCCGGGACCGGCAAACGGTCTTTTACCGTGGAAGTGACCGCCCGGGTGGTGGTGGTTGCGGCCGGCGCCATGATGACTCCGGCTTTTCTGAAGAGAAACGGCCTGAAGAACCGGCACATCGGTCGGAACCTCCAGATCCATCCCGGTACCCGGGTGGTGGCCCTGATGGACGAGGTGGTAGAAGGCTGGAAGGGCGTGTCCCAGGGCGCTTACGTGGATGATTTCCAGGGCCAGGGCATCATGCTGGAAGGCGTCTTCGTCCACCCCTCGCTGCTGCTGCCGGCCCTGCCGGGCATCGGAGAGGGACACAAGCAGATGGCCCTGGACTGCAAACACCTGGCCGCCTTCGGGGTCATGGCCCATGACGAAACCACCGGCCGGGTGTTGAATGTACCGGGCAGCGGTCGGTCCAACCGGCCGGTCTCCACCTATTTTGTTTCGGCCGCGGACACGGCCCGGCTGGTCACGGGCGTAGCCCGGACCGCTGAAATTTTTTTCGCGGCCGGCGCGCGCAAGGTGTTCACCGGTATCGCGCCCATGCCGGTCATCCATTCTCCGGCCGACATTGCCAGGCTGCTGTCCATGAAGATCAAGCCGGTCCAGGTGGAAATGCTGGCCTTTCACCCACTGGGGTCATGCCGCATGGCGGCTCATCCGAGCCTGGGCGCGGTCAGTCCGGCCGGTGAAACCTATGACGTCAGGAATCTTTATGTCTCGGACGGAGGCATGGTGCCCACTTCCCTGGGCGTCAACCCCCAGATCACCATCATGACCCTGGCCACGCTGGTCGCCGGAGCCATCGGCCGCAGGCTGTCCGGATAG